From Nguyenibacter vanlangensis, one genomic window encodes:
- a CDS encoding A24 family peptidase has translation MPYPPMLCAPWLPLLLAPFVGSFLGVLAWRLPRGEPVVLARSACPCCRTALAPRDLVPLVSYLAQKGRCRTCRAPIDPHHPAMELAALAVAALVLLAAWRGGAGAPVPAPLVWRGCLFGWWLLVLAAIDLKIFRLPDGLTLPLAAAGLALAAAGGAQALLAHGAAALLGYGAFAGIALGYRRLRGRDGLGLGDAKLLAAGGAWLGPAALPSIVFVAALLTLCGAMIAARGRPGRGMMIPFGPGLAAAMWGTWLWQTAFQPWG, from the coding sequence ATGCCGTATCCGCCGATGTTGTGCGCCCCCTGGCTTCCCCTGCTGCTGGCGCCCTTCGTCGGGTCGTTCCTGGGCGTGCTGGCCTGGCGCCTTCCCCGGGGCGAGCCGGTGGTGCTGGCGCGTTCGGCCTGCCCGTGCTGCAGGACGGCGCTGGCGCCGCGGGACCTGGTGCCGCTGGTCAGCTACCTGGCGCAGAAGGGCCGGTGCCGGACCTGTCGCGCACCGATCGATCCGCACCATCCGGCCATGGAACTGGCGGCCCTGGCGGTCGCCGCCCTCGTCCTGCTCGCGGCCTGGCGGGGCGGGGCGGGGGCGCCGGTCCCGGCACCGCTGGTCTGGCGCGGCTGCCTGTTCGGATGGTGGCTGCTGGTCCTGGCGGCGATCGACCTGAAAATCTTCCGCCTGCCGGATGGGCTGACGCTGCCGCTGGCGGCGGCGGGGCTGGCGCTGGCCGCGGCCGGCGGGGCGCAGGCATTGCTGGCGCACGGCGCCGCCGCTCTGCTGGGCTATGGCGCCTTCGCCGGGATCGCCCTGGGGTATCGGCGGCTGCGGGGCCGGGACGGGCTGGGGCTGGGCGATGCGAAATTGCTGGCGGCCGGCGGCGCCTGGCTGGGGCCGGCCGCGCTGCCGTCGATCGTGTTCGTGGCCGCACTCCTGACATTGTGCGGCGCCATGATCGCCGCGCGCGGCAGGCCGGGCCGGGGCATGATGATTCCCTTCGGCCCGGGCCTGGCCGCGGCAATGTGGGGAACCTGGCTATGGCAGACCGCCTTTCAGCCATGGGGATGA
- the gspG gene encoding type II secretion system major pseudopilin GspG produces MPKSAQFSLSGPTSRLRPARGRDDGFTLLELLVVIAILGLLIGLVAPAALRQLGGAKNSVARESIQRLGQVLDLYRLDMGNYPSSEDGLHALVARPAGADNWNGPYVKEGGDPLDPWHHPYIYRNPSERPGHDYDLCSAGSSGNTANTATQICNP; encoded by the coding sequence ATGCCGAAATCCGCGCAGTTCTCCTTGTCGGGCCCGACATCCCGCTTACGCCCGGCGCGCGGCCGTGACGACGGGTTCACGCTGCTGGAACTGCTGGTCGTGATCGCCATCCTCGGCCTGCTGATCGGCCTGGTGGCGCCCGCCGCGCTGCGCCAGTTGGGCGGCGCCAAGAATTCGGTGGCGCGCGAATCGATCCAGCGCCTGGGCCAGGTGCTGGACCTGTACCGGCTGGACATGGGCAATTATCCCAGTTCCGAGGACGGACTGCACGCGCTGGTCGCCCGCCCGGCTGGGGCCGACAACTGGAACGGCCCGTACGTCAAGGAAGGGGGCGATCCGCTGGACCCCTGGCACCATCCCTATATCTACCGCAACCCGTCCGAGCGGCCCGGCCATGATTACGACCTCTGTTCGGCCGGCTCCAGCGGCAATACCGCCAACACGGCGACGCAGATCTGCAACCCCTGA
- a CDS encoding lytic transglycosylase domain-containing protein, protein MAIAYLGCMALAASIYHLPPRVLPSIQAVEGGWNGFVHHNANGTDDLGVMQVNTRWIDPIARFTHVAPLVVYRNLLEQPCYNISAAGAIMRLYLNETHGDLMRAVGDYHSHTALLNQSYQALVLAWARRLFRPARQPVTRRP, encoded by the coding sequence ATGGCAATCGCGTACCTCGGCTGCATGGCGCTCGCCGCTTCGATTTATCATCTGCCCCCGCGTGTCCTGCCATCGATCCAGGCCGTGGAAGGGGGGTGGAACGGCTTCGTGCATCACAACGCGAACGGCACGGATGACCTCGGCGTCATGCAGGTCAATACACGCTGGATCGATCCGATTGCAAGGTTCACCCATGTCGCGCCGCTGGTCGTCTATCGCAATCTTCTGGAGCAACCGTGCTATAATATCAGCGCGGCCGGGGCGATCATGCGCCTGTACCTGAACGAGACGCATGGCGACCTGATGCGCGCGGTCGGCGATTATCATTCCCATACCGCCCTGCTGAACCAATCCTATCAGGCGCTGGTACTGGCCTGGGCGCGGCGGTTGTTCCGCCCGGCGCGCCAACCCGTGACGCGCCGGCCGTAG
- a CDS encoding glycoside hydrolase family 32 protein — MGSTAGRCIVHARWGRILAACLLSLLPMAARAQGGAQDGQTPQWRPALHFSPAAHWMNDPNGPFLLDGTYHLFYQYNQAGMVWGHTSWGHATSPDLVHWHEDAIAIPATPNEDIFSGSVIYDRQNRSGLGSASAPPLLAFHTSVFYNNPAHPDGTQAQSLSYSLDRGASWRPYDHNPILTLHPDSRQFRDPSVFWYPDGKCWIMATVVGDAQVVKLYRSTDLLHWSFLSDFQPSGYRKPGMLWEMPVLVSLPLDGNAHDKRWVMIVSVNPWSIAGGSGVQYFVGRFDGVTFTPDSLPPAGSDPAAYDWLDHGADHYATTRFANTGSGAPLLIGWMNNWDYADAVPTAPWRGQMTLPVALALKTVEGRPALVQAPAPSYEDWVRRQGVATYRDRVVGGGQSWRAPVRGDVMDIRLTLRRGAAARAGIVVRQTPDGRTGTVISYDFAKGNLTLDRGHSGNVGFSPKFSLVHIAHLAAPGGVVSLHLVVDRSSVELFANGGVLRMTDLIFPSAGSDRVSLFSDGGSTRFSAIRVATPAR, encoded by the coding sequence TTGGGATCAACGGCCGGCCGGTGCATCGTCCATGCGCGCTGGGGCCGCATTCTGGCGGCATGTCTGCTGTCGCTGTTGCCCATGGCCGCGCGGGCGCAGGGCGGGGCGCAGGACGGGCAGACGCCGCAATGGCGGCCGGCACTGCATTTTTCACCCGCCGCCCATTGGATGAACGACCCGAACGGCCCGTTCCTGCTTGATGGCACCTATCATCTTTTCTACCAGTACAACCAGGCCGGCATGGTCTGGGGCCATACGTCCTGGGGCCATGCGACCAGCCCCGACCTGGTTCATTGGCATGAGGACGCCATCGCCATCCCCGCCACGCCGAACGAGGATATCTTCTCCGGTTCCGTCATCTATGACCGGCAGAACCGCTCGGGCCTCGGCAGCGCCTCGGCGCCGCCGCTGCTCGCATTCCATACGTCGGTTTTCTACAACAATCCCGCGCACCCCGACGGCACGCAGGCGCAATCGCTGTCCTACAGCCTGGATCGCGGCGCAAGCTGGCGACCCTACGACCATAACCCGATCCTGACATTGCATCCGGATTCCAGGCAGTTTCGGGACCCGTCCGTCTTCTGGTATCCCGACGGAAAATGCTGGATCATGGCCACCGTCGTCGGCGACGCCCAGGTGGTCAAGCTGTATCGTTCGACCGACCTGCTGCACTGGTCGTTCCTCAGCGATTTTCAGCCGTCCGGCTATCGCAAGCCCGGCATGTTGTGGGAAATGCCGGTTCTGGTCTCGCTTCCTCTCGACGGCAATGCCCATGACAAGCGCTGGGTGATGATCGTCAGCGTCAATCCCTGGAGCATCGCCGGCGGATCGGGGGTGCAATATTTCGTGGGACGGTTCGACGGCGTGACCTTCACGCCGGATTCGCTGCCGCCGGCGGGGTCGGATCCGGCCGCCTATGACTGGCTGGACCACGGCGCCGATCACTATGCGACGACCCGCTTCGCCAATACGGGATCCGGCGCGCCCCTGCTGATCGGCTGGATGAACAATTGGGATTACGCCGACGCGGTGCCGACCGCGCCCTGGCGCGGGCAGATGACGCTGCCCGTCGCACTCGCGCTGAAGACGGTCGAGGGCCGGCCGGCGCTGGTCCAGGCCCCCGCGCCCTCGTATGAAGACTGGGTGCGCCGGCAGGGTGTCGCCACCTATCGCGACCGGGTCGTGGGCGGCGGACAGTCATGGCGCGCGCCCGTCCGCGGCGACGTCATGGATATCCGTCTGACCTTGCGGCGGGGCGCCGCCGCACGCGCCGGGATCGTCGTGCGGCAGACGCCGGACGGCAGGACCGGCACCGTGATCAGTTATGATTTCGCCAAGGGAAATCTCACCCTCGATCGCGGCCATTCCGGCAATGTCGGGTTTTCCCCCAAATTCAGCCTGGTCCACATCGCCCATCTGGCCGCGCCGGGCGGGGTGGTGTCGCTGCATCTGGTGGTCGATCGCAGTTCGGTCGAACTCTTCGCCAATGGCGGCGTGCTGCGCATGACCGACCTGATCTTCCCCTCGGCAGGCAGCGACCGGGTCTCGCTGTTTTCCGACGGCGGCAGCACCCGATTCAGCGCGATACGCGTGGCGACGCCGGCCCGGTGA
- a CDS encoding glycoside hydrolase family 68 protein: protein MANERQKRPMLKMALAGSFISSIGAQTAFAQGVPGFPLPTIHTQQAYAPDADFTSRWTRADAMQIKAHSNPSVAAGQNSLPGQLVMPDIPEDFPLINPDVWVWDTWTLIDKHANQFSYNGWEVIFSLTADPNAGYSFDERHVHARIGFFYRRAGIPADKRPANGGWIYGGHIIPEGAQEQVFAGTTYTITAEWSGSMRLLDPNGNQVSLFYTDMAFNRNAAGQDITPAQAVITQSLGQIHADFNHVWFTGFTTHTPLLRPDGVLYQNGAQNPFYNFRDPFTFEDPNHPGVNYMVFEGNTAGQLGVPNCTDADLGYRPGDPNAETLQQVLDSGAYYQKATIGLAVAEDASLSKWTFLPPLISANCVNDQTERPQVYIRKDKYYIFTISHRSTYAPGVDGPDGVYGFVGNGIRSDFQPMNYGSGLVMGNPTDLNTPAGTAFAPNPLQNPRAFQSYSHYVMPGGLVESFIDRVEDRRGGTLSPTVRLRIRSDMSMVDLRYGNGGLGGYGDIPANRADINIAGFIQDLITQNMQVSQGTTGSVTSFVNAAQ from the coding sequence ATGGCGAACGAACGCCAAAAAAGACCGATGCTCAAAATGGCATTGGCTGGATCCTTCATCTCGTCCATAGGGGCCCAGACCGCGTTTGCGCAGGGTGTGCCCGGCTTCCCGCTGCCGACGATCCACACGCAGCAGGCCTATGCGCCCGATGCGGATTTCACGTCGCGCTGGACGCGCGCCGACGCGATGCAGATCAAGGCGCATTCCAATCCGTCGGTCGCGGCGGGCCAGAACTCGCTGCCCGGGCAGTTGGTCATGCCGGATATCCCCGAGGATTTCCCGCTGATCAACCCGGATGTCTGGGTGTGGGACACCTGGACGCTGATCGACAAGCATGCCAACCAGTTCAGCTATAACGGCTGGGAAGTCATCTTCAGCCTGACCGCCGACCCGAATGCCGGTTATTCTTTCGACGAACGTCACGTTCATGCGCGGATCGGTTTCTTCTACCGCCGCGCCGGCATTCCGGCCGACAAGCGTCCGGCGAATGGTGGCTGGATCTATGGCGGGCACATCATCCCCGAAGGCGCGCAGGAACAGGTCTTCGCCGGCACGACCTACACGATCACGGCGGAATGGTCGGGGTCGATGCGCCTGCTGGACCCGAACGGCAACCAGGTGTCGCTGTTCTATACCGACATGGCATTCAACCGGAATGCGGCCGGGCAGGACATCACTCCCGCCCAGGCGGTGATCACCCAGAGCCTGGGCCAGATCCATGCCGATTTCAACCATGTCTGGTTCACCGGCTTTACCACGCACACGCCGCTGCTGCGTCCCGACGGAGTGCTGTACCAGAACGGGGCGCAGAACCCGTTTTATAACTTCCGCGATCCGTTCACCTTCGAGGATCCGAACCATCCCGGCGTGAACTACATGGTGTTCGAGGGCAATACCGCCGGCCAGCTCGGCGTTCCGAACTGCACCGACGCCGACCTGGGCTATCGTCCGGGGGATCCGAACGCCGAGACCCTGCAGCAGGTCCTGGATAGCGGTGCCTATTACCAGAAGGCGACGATCGGCCTGGCGGTCGCCGAGGACGCGTCGCTGTCCAAATGGACGTTCCTGCCGCCGCTGATTTCGGCCAACTGCGTCAACGACCAGACCGAGCGCCCGCAGGTCTATATCAGGAAAGACAAATACTACATCTTCACGATCAGCCATCGTTCGACCTATGCGCCGGGCGTGGATGGTCCGGACGGCGTGTACGGCTTCGTCGGCAACGGCATCCGCAGCGATTTCCAGCCGATGAACTATGGCAGCGGCCTGGTGATGGGCAACCCGACGGACCTCAACACGCCGGCGGGCACGGCTTTTGCTCCGAACCCGCTGCAGAATCCGCGGGCGTTCCAGTCCTACTCGCATTACGTGATGCCGGGCGGGCTGGTCGAATCCTTCATCGACAGAGTCGAAGATCGCCGTGGCGGCACGCTGTCGCCGACGGTGAGACTGCGGATCCGGTCCGATATGTCGATGGTCGATCTGCGTTACGGCAATGGCGGCCTGGGCGGCTATGGCGACATTCCGGCCAACCGGGCGGACATCAACATCGCCGGCTTCATCCAGGACCTGATCACCCAGAACATGCAGGTCAGCCAGGGTACGACGGGCAGCGTCACATCCTTCGTCAACGCGGCTCAATAG
- a CDS encoding YceI family protein, whose protein sequence is MSRYLLTISAATGVLLTALAGSASAQVPAKPADVQAGTYQVESSHTQIGFSLLHFGFTNYSGLFSGVSGSLTLDPKNPAGSALNVTIPIASVQTTSDKLTGELKGAQWFDATQFPNATFTSTKVTVTGKGRAVVTGNLTIRGITKPETLKVRFIGAGVNPLDKKYTVGFEATGTINRSDFGVKMYVPYVGDAVDLRIAGAFERQG, encoded by the coding sequence ATGTCCCGATATCTTCTGACGATTTCCGCCGCGACCGGGGTCCTTCTCACCGCTCTGGCCGGCAGCGCCTCGGCCCAGGTTCCGGCCAAGCCCGCCGATGTGCAGGCCGGCACCTATCAGGTCGAGTCCAGCCATACGCAGATCGGCTTCTCGCTGCTGCATTTCGGCTTTACCAATTATTCGGGCCTGTTTTCGGGCGTGTCGGGCAGTTTGACGCTCGATCCCAAGAACCCGGCGGGATCGGCGCTGAACGTCACCATCCCCATCGCCTCGGTCCAGACCACCAGCGACAAGCTGACCGGCGAACTGAAGGGCGCGCAGTGGTTCGACGCCACCCAGTTCCCGAACGCCACCTTTACCTCGACCAAGGTGACGGTGACCGGCAAGGGCCGTGCCGTGGTGACCGGCAACCTGACCATCCGCGGCATCACCAAGCCCGAGACGCTGAAAGTGCGCTTTATCGGCGCGGGCGTGAACCCGCTGGACAAGAAATACACGGTCGGGTTCGAAGCCACCGGCACGATCAACCGCAGCGATTTCGGCGTGAAGATGTACGTCCCCTATGTCGGCGACGCGGTAGATCTGCGCATCGCCGGCGCCTTCGAGCGTCAGGGCTGA
- a CDS encoding cytochrome b, whose translation MPASSDKAGTAGRYDPVAITLHWVIAAGILALIGMGLVMDHLKLPPMQVFKLYQLHKSIGITTMLAVGLRIVWRAFHTPPALPSGMPDAERRAAHGVHWLLYGLQVLLPVSGWALVSASVFNIPTVLFGVVPWPHLPVLATLHDKAPVEAALKTLHHWSAWILTAIIALHAAAALRHHFVLKDDILRQMLPARRRAPRSNPV comes from the coding sequence ATGCCGGCCAGTTCCGACAAGGCCGGCACGGCCGGCCGCTATGATCCGGTTGCGATCACCCTGCATTGGGTGATCGCCGCCGGAATCCTGGCCCTGATCGGCATGGGCCTGGTCATGGACCACCTGAAACTGCCGCCGATGCAGGTCTTCAAGCTCTATCAACTGCATAAATCGATCGGCATCACCACCATGCTGGCGGTCGGCCTGCGCATCGTCTGGCGGGCGTTCCACACGCCCCCTGCCCTGCCGTCCGGCATGCCGGACGCCGAGCGCCGGGCCGCGCACGGGGTGCATTGGCTGCTCTATGGCCTGCAGGTGCTGCTGCCGGTCAGCGGCTGGGCGCTGGTCTCGGCCTCGGTCTTCAATATTCCGACCGTACTGTTCGGCGTCGTGCCCTGGCCGCATCTTCCGGTCCTGGCCACGCTGCACGACAAGGCGCCGGTCGAAGCCGCGCTGAAGACCCTGCATCACTGGAGTGCCTGGATCCTGACCGCGATCATCGCCCTGCATGCCGCCGCCGCGCTGCGCCATCATTTCGTCCTGAAGGACGACATCCTGCGGCAGATGCTGCCCGCCCGCCGCCGTGCCCCCCGTTCAAACCCCGTCTGA
- a CDS encoding YceI family protein, with the protein MPHPASFPIPSSARIGGALLGAALLLPGAHALAAGWTIDPAHSTIAFTGTQTGARFTGHFKTFGGTIQFDPAHPEAGHALITIDVASAATGDAQRDEAMPGADWFDIAKFPKATFEARNFQSKGGNAYVAQGTLTIRGVSQPETLPFTLDITGGTAHAKGHLDLVRTPFGVGQGPWASGQWVALEVGIDIDITAHGA; encoded by the coding sequence ATGCCCCATCCTGCGTCTTTCCCCATTCCTTCATCCGCGCGCATCGGGGGCGCGCTGCTGGGCGCGGCGCTGCTGCTGCCCGGCGCGCACGCCCTGGCCGCCGGCTGGACCATCGATCCGGCCCACAGCACGATCGCCTTTACCGGCACGCAGACCGGCGCCAGGTTCACCGGCCATTTCAAGACGTTCGGCGGCACGATCCAGTTCGATCCGGCCCATCCCGAAGCCGGGCACGCGCTGATTACGATCGACGTCGCCTCGGCCGCGACCGGCGACGCGCAGCGTGACGAGGCCATGCCGGGCGCCGATTGGTTCGATATCGCCAAATTCCCCAAGGCGACGTTCGAGGCCCGGAATTTCCAGTCCAAGGGCGGCAATGCCTATGTCGCCCAGGGCACGCTGACCATTCGTGGCGTCAGCCAGCCCGAGACCCTGCCCTTCACGCTGGATATCACCGGCGGCACCGCGCATGCCAAAGGCCATCTGGACCTGGTCCGCACGCCCTTCGGCGTGGGCCAGGGACCGTGGGCCAGCGGCCAATGGGTGGCGCTGGAGGTCGGCATCGACATCGACATCACCGCCCACGGCGCCTGA
- a CDS encoding pirin family protein, with protein sequence MIDVRSFDSLGGADHGWLKAKHHFSFAEYRDPERVHWGNLRVWNDDTIAPGTGFPAHPHRDMEIITYVRKGAITHQDNLGNKGRTEAGDVQVMSAGTGITHSEYNLEPGETQIFQIWIIPTGHGKAPSWGARPFPRENRAGHFVTLASGYDSDADALPIRTDARVLGATLKAGQTAEYVLGTERFAYLVPATGAVEIDGVRVNARDGAAISKTDTLRVTALEDAEIVLVDAA encoded by the coding sequence ATGATAGACGTCAGATCATTCGACAGCCTGGGCGGAGCCGATCATGGCTGGCTGAAGGCGAAACATCATTTCTCCTTCGCGGAATATCGCGACCCCGAGCGCGTGCATTGGGGCAATCTGCGGGTCTGGAACGACGACACCATCGCGCCGGGCACGGGCTTCCCCGCCCATCCGCACCGCGACATGGAAATCATCACCTATGTCCGCAAGGGCGCGATCACCCACCAGGACAATCTGGGCAACAAGGGCCGTACCGAGGCCGGCGACGTGCAGGTGATGTCCGCCGGCACCGGCATCACGCACAGCGAATACAACCTGGAGCCGGGCGAGACCCAGATCTTCCAGATCTGGATCATCCCCACCGGGCACGGCAAGGCGCCAAGCTGGGGCGCGCGTCCGTTCCCCAGGGAGAACCGGGCCGGTCATTTCGTCACCCTGGCCTCGGGCTATGACAGCGATGCCGACGCGCTGCCGATCCGCACCGATGCCCGCGTTCTGGGCGCAACGCTGAAGGCCGGCCAGACCGCCGAGTATGTCCTGGGCACCGAGCGCTTCGCCTATCTGGTGCCCGCCACGGGCGCGGTCGAGATCGACGGCGTGCGGGTCAATGCCCGCGACGGCGCCGCAATCTCAAAAACCGACACCCTGCGCGTCACCGCCCTGGAGGACGCCGAAATCGTCCTGGTCGACGCCGCCTGA
- a CDS encoding NADPH-dependent FMN reductase has product MIKILGISGSLRRASFNTALLHAAPPLLPEGASLEFHAGLRDIPPYDEDVRQAGFPAVVAELRQSVRDADALLIATPEYNRSISGVLKNAIDWVSRPPDQPFNGKVVAIMGASPGALGTGLAHYHLRQVLSTLGAYAVPGAEMLVGNAATKFDASGALTDDPTRVHLQKLLNQLVVLAGRLR; this is encoded by the coding sequence ATGATCAAGATCCTGGGCATATCGGGCAGCCTGCGGCGGGCGTCCTTCAACACCGCGCTGCTGCATGCCGCCCCGCCCCTGCTGCCCGAGGGCGCCAGCCTGGAATTCCATGCCGGGCTGCGCGACATCCCGCCCTATGACGAGGATGTTCGCCAGGCCGGGTTTCCCGCCGTGGTGGCGGAACTGCGGCAGAGCGTGCGCGACGCCGACGCCCTGCTGATCGCGACGCCGGAATATAACCGGTCCATCTCCGGCGTCCTGAAGAACGCGATCGACTGGGTGTCCCGCCCGCCGGACCAGCCCTTCAACGGCAAGGTGGTCGCCATCATGGGCGCCAGCCCCGGCGCCCTGGGGACCGGGCTGGCCCATTACCATTTACGCCAGGTGCTTTCGACCCTGGGGGCCTATGCGGTGCCGGGGGCGGAGATGCTGGTCGGCAACGCCGCGACCAAATTCGACGCCAGCGGCGCCCTGACCGACGATCCGACACGCGTGCACCTTCAGAAACTGCTGAACCAACTGGTGGTGCTGGCCGGCCGGCTGCGCTGA
- a CDS encoding LysR family transcriptional regulator, translated as MSPQPFDWDNRRVFLAILHEGSLSAAARALRVAQPTVRRRLEALERSIGTVLFTRSPAGLTPTQDALVLGRHAEAMASEAAAFMRASSAPAGAVSGVVRITASETMGTEVLPAMLAALRVRHPRLVIELHLDNRNQDLLRRDADIAVRMVRPSQGDLLARRIGAVKLGLFAAPSYAERHGLPAGTGDLARHALIGPDRREGDLAMIRQAGLCLAREDFAIRIDDHVAQLAAIRAGLGIGICQQPLARRAPSLLPVLPAQFAMALELWLVMHQDLKPVRRVRAVCDHLAHELAVYAAPR; from the coding sequence ATGAGCCCCCAGCCGTTCGACTGGGACAATCGGCGCGTCTTCCTCGCCATCCTGCACGAAGGCAGCCTGTCGGCGGCCGCGCGGGCGCTGCGCGTGGCCCAACCCACCGTGCGCCGGCGGCTCGAAGCCCTGGAGCGCAGCATCGGGACGGTGCTCTTCACCAGGTCCCCGGCGGGGCTGACCCCGACCCAGGACGCCCTGGTGCTGGGCCGGCACGCCGAAGCCATGGCGTCGGAAGCCGCCGCCTTCATGCGGGCGTCCTCGGCGCCCGCCGGGGCCGTTTCCGGGGTGGTGCGGATCACGGCCAGCGAGACCATGGGGACCGAGGTATTGCCGGCGATGCTGGCCGCATTGCGCGTTCGTCATCCGCGACTGGTCATCGAACTGCACCTGGACAACCGCAACCAGGACCTGCTGCGGCGTGACGCGGATATCGCGGTGCGGATGGTCCGGCCCAGCCAGGGGGACCTGCTGGCCCGCCGGATCGGCGCGGTGAAGCTGGGCCTGTTCGCCGCCCCGTCCTATGCCGAGCGGCACGGCCTGCCGGCCGGGACCGGGGACCTGGCCCGCCATGCGCTGATCGGGCCGGACCGGCGGGAAGGCGACCTCGCGATGATCCGCCAGGCGGGGCTCTGCCTGGCGCGGGAGGATTTCGCGATCCGGATCGATGACCATGTCGCGCAACTGGCGGCGATCCGCGCGGGCCTGGGCATCGGCATCTGCCAGCAGCCCCTGGCCCGGCGCGCGCCGTCCCTGCTGCCCGTCCTGCCCGCGCAGTTCGCGATGGCGCTGGAACTCTGGCTGGTGATGCACCAGGACCTCAAGCCGGTGCGGCGCGTCCGGGCGGTCTGCGACCATCTGGCGCATGAACTGGCCGTCTACGCCGCGCCGCGCTGA
- a CDS encoding NAD-dependent epimerase/dehydratase family protein, translated as MTIPGTALIIGARGGIGRAAAGTLLRHGWRVRGLVRGTAPGGASHPPPIEWVVGNAMDSAAVMAAARGADAVIHAVNPPGYRHWDRLVMPMLENSIAAAQAADARLVLPGTVYNFGPDAGCAPDEDAPQNPLTRKGGIRVAMERRLHDAARGGLRALIVRTGDFFGPGAGNNWFSQGLLGNGRPVRALTDPGRPGVGHQWAYLPDVAETIARLLAREEALERMARFHMAGHWDPDGRHMIAAIRQALGDPDMRVRRFPWWLVGLIAPAVPFCRELHEMRYLWRTGLRLGNARLLGLLGSEPHTRLDIAVHATLQALDAFPQEALPRHA; from the coding sequence ATGACCATACCCGGAACGGCCTTGATTATCGGCGCGCGCGGCGGCATCGGCCGCGCGGCCGCCGGCACATTGCTGCGCCATGGCTGGCGGGTCCGCGGCCTGGTCCGCGGCACGGCGCCGGGCGGCGCATCCCATCCGCCGCCGATCGAATGGGTCGTCGGCAACGCAATGGATTCCGCCGCCGTGATGGCGGCGGCGCGTGGGGCCGATGCCGTGATCCATGCCGTCAATCCGCCCGGCTACCGCCATTGGGACAGGCTGGTCATGCCGATGCTGGAAAACAGCATCGCCGCCGCGCAGGCCGCCGATGCGCGGCTGGTCCTGCCCGGCACCGTCTATAATTTCGGCCCCGACGCCGGCTGCGCACCCGATGAGGACGCGCCGCAGAACCCACTGACCCGCAAGGGCGGGATCCGGGTCGCCATGGAGCGCAGGCTGCATGACGCGGCGCGCGGCGGGCTGCGCGCGCTGATCGTCCGGACCGGCGATTTCTTCGGCCCCGGAGCGGGAAACAACTGGTTTTCCCAAGGACTTTTGGGCAACGGACGCCCGGTGCGGGCCTTGACCGACCCTGGACGGCCGGGGGTCGGGCATCAATGGGCCTATCTGCCCGACGTGGCCGAAACCATTGCCCGGCTTCTGGCGCGGGAGGAGGCGCTGGAGCGCATGGCGCGCTTTCACATGGCGGGCCATTGGGACCCGGACGGGCGGCACATGATCGCGGCCATCCGGCAGGCGCTGGGCGATCCGGATATGCGGGTGCGCCGCTTTCCGTGGTGGCTGGTCGGCCTGATCGCGCCCGCCGTGCCGTTCTGCCGCGAGTTGCACGAGATGCGTTATCTGTGGCGGACCGGGCTGCGGCTTGGCAATGCGCGGCTGCTCGGCCTGCTGGGGAGCGAGCCACATACGAGGCTGGACATTGCCGTCCACGCGACGTTGCAGGCCCTGGACGCCTTTCCCCAGGAGGCTCTTCCCCGGCACGCATAG